In the genome of Nitratireductor sp. GISD-1A_MAKvit, the window GCTCGTTGCCGGCGTCGGCAAAGATGCGCGGGTGAAGCACGATCGCGCCGGCATAGATCACCCCGCCTTCCACGCCGCGATCACGGGTGAGGCGGCCTTGTGCATCCATGCTGTAATCGGTCGAGCCGGAATGGCCCGTCGCCTGTTCGGTGTCTGCAACCATGAGGAGAATATCCATGGTCTCCGGGTCCCAGGCAAGGGCCATGCGTTCGAGATTGGACGTGCCAGTTTCAAGCCAGAACGTATCGGCGTTGAGAATGAAGAAGGGGCTTTCGCCCAGATGCGGGAGAGCGCGAATGATGCCGCCTGCCGAATCCAGAAGCCGGGCGCGCTCATCGGAGATGATGATTTGCGGTGCGGTGCGACCCGCCAGGTGCGCCTCCATCTGATCGGCAAGGTAGTGCACATTTACCACCGCCGTTTCGACGCCAACGCGCTCCAGCATGTCGAGTGCCCGGTCGATCAGCGTGCGTCCCGCGACCTTCACCAGCGGTTTGGGCATGGTGTCGGTGATGGGGCGCATGCGCTTGCCAAGCCCGGCGGCCAGAACCATTGCCTTTTTCGGAAGTGCCACGCTCATGCCTCGTCTCCGCTCAGGAAACCGGCTTCCTCATAGAATGTGCGCAGCTCATCCAGCACCGGATGGCACATTGCGCGGCGAAGATAGGCGCGAATGCGCGGCAGATGCTTTATGTAATATGGCTTGTGGTCGCGCTGCTCCAGCCGAACGAAGGTGCCAAGCAGCTTGGAATTGCGCTGGGTGGCGCAGATCGCATAGGCCTCGTCGAACGCCGTGCGGTCGAACGCACCCTGTTCGGCACGGGCCTCACAATAAGCCTCCACCACGGCGCGCTCCAGCTCCTCGGGCATGGTCACGCGGGCATCGAGCGCCAGCGATGCGACG includes:
- a CDS encoding nucleotidyltransferase family protein, producing MSVALPKKAMVLAAGLGKRMRPITDTMPKPLVKVAGRTLIDRALDMLERVGVETAVVNVHYLADQMEAHLAGRTAPQIIISDERARLLDSAGGIIRALPHLGESPFFILNADTFWLETGTSNLERMALAWDPETMDILLMVADTEQATGHSGSTDYSMDAQGRLTRDRGVEGGVIYAGAIVLHPRIFADAGNEPQSLNAYFDAAEAKGRLFGMRMDGAWITVGTPDAIAPAEAVVAKHAEKSDAG